In the genome of Engraulis encrasicolus isolate BLACKSEA-1 chromosome 21, IST_EnEncr_1.0, whole genome shotgun sequence, the window aaaatcccaaataattggtcctaactttaggacagccacccagctgtcctaattccagttatccattgatttgttagccaaaatgTAGCTGGTGTTTATCACCATTTACCCACGCTCAgcttgctgtttcagccagagctaacagtgaagtctatccgggaaaacaacgcaattgtgaacggatgaaatgttaattaaattaggctatattgactgacccaaacgatgtgtgaagggcagagttgatgataaatatacccgacttcgatgtgaagtccgatatcaacttccttaattgacagccgaccatgggtcaagccaagtcggctaattgtcatttatttatatacatgcGCTGGccatacaaagacatttcatgaaattacgtcttaactgttttgcgtgcattcgcttggaaaaacaaagcattgggatgaaaatatggaaaatgggaagcactttattgggactgaaaccacaatgcatttggtcaacttgaggttgcaggcagcgagagtgacctaatttcgtcctcacagatgttgctgtattataaatccgttcggtggaacgtcactaataagtgcgttatttaaaagtaatgatcttaaaaagtttagcgaaatatttacgtcctcttcctctctggtttagtatcacgcagaccgcgagatgcagcagcagtcaaatctgtgtattctagcttgcgtcgcactactgttgctaggtagcggtgcatttgttgtcaggtaacagacataaaaagtagatcgtagatgtttagatcgctactttaggattcctaactcaagataagataggatttccaaagataagataagaatcctaaatgaagttaggatttgtttctgtaataccaaactggaaaaaatcttatctcaagtcaaaagttaagataggacgactgaagataggaagttttctgtaatacgcccccaggtcTTNAGAAATGGAGTNaggaggttttgcatctgaactcttcaattagatttttcggtaacgctttagaataaggatCTTccaataagcgtttatagtcactagcaagcaggtagtaatacccttacaagtgcccaataacatgcttattaactttgttaacatcttataagctgcttattatgtggtTTAtgtttttagtcttattatttacatcggtacacatatccatcttgatatgctgtctaatactagatatggaggcgtcgcgaaataacaacattttcaagatggctgccatgtgtaccgattttcatgcttttgctcatataaagttactcatcagatgttaacaacgttaataagcatgttaacaaagttaatacgcatgttattgggcacttgtaagggtattactacctgcttactagtgactataaacacttattagaagaaccttattctaaagcattACCATTTTTTcttaaccctcatgcaatgccactgccattgacttcaatgttaaacacagtcaggtcagcagtctaacccatgactgcggttttgagtaatgaacaaggctgagactttttaaaggctcaggaagcttttaccagtgtttagagttaattggttaattcagatgattaggttaatagcttgtttagacaaccttttcatgatatgctattttttttagatatgaatattgggttttcatgagctgtatgccaaaatcatcaatattaaaacaaaacaagacctgaaatatttcagttggtgtgcaatgaatgtaaaacatatgaaagtttattttttatcattacattatgggggaaaatgaactttaacacaatatgctaattatttgagaaggacctgtaggcctatattcactgTAAAAGCATGCTGGATTCATGATGAAAATCTGTGCTTGTTGAGGCAAAAACTGTGAAAGTGAAACCTTAAAATTGTTGCCCAACCCAGGCCATATGGGTGCCCCACAGATTCATACCATTCTGCCGTTTTCCTCATGAAAGTAGCTGACTACGCTTTTCCAATTTGCCTGGTCAGTTACAGTAAAGGGGTTTTCAAGTATAACCACAAGATACCAGAGTATTAGTTCAACCAACCATGAAATCTATCTGGCTCTCAGACTTTAAGACTGCTGCATATAgattttatgttatattacaaTATTTTACATTGTTTTACACTGTTTTTCTGCTCAATAACAAATGTTCATCACAAAAATAACCCATCTTGAATAAAAAGTATTGTGCattaacgcacacgcacacgcactagtAAAAATGTTAACATTGACAACAGACTTACAAACACAAGTGTGAGCACAGCAGTTTAATATCGAGTTCGTCTGACACCAATTCTTCGCACATTACTTCTGGCTTTTATTCTATTGTTATTTAGGTTGCTGCACATCATACTACAGTATCTCTTCTAGATTGTTTACCTATTCCAAATATGTATGCTTTCTCTAATCTCTTTACTATTGTCAGTTAACACCGCATTTATTTCACATTTATAGCCTACAGTTTTCTAGAAAACTTCTCAAGCCCTACAAAACCTGAGACACAGTTTGTTTTATACAATGATTGCTAGCCATTCACGTTTGCTTACCTGTTTCCAAAGTATACGAAACCATTGTAAATGTTCATGTAGCTTTGAACTTTACACTTTGACACTATTAATGTCTGAGTTATTCGACACAACACCTTTATCTACTCTgtactttcttttttcatttggcATTTACTATAAGGTTTAGATTCATCATCACAATTCCATCAAGTCCTTTTCCCATCAAGTCACATGTACATAATACCAAGATTTCCCATGAAATTCCTACAGACAGAAAATAGATAGTAATAATACCCTGCATATGTTATGGTGCCTTTACTGATATGCTGAATATTCCTACTCCTGGTATCCTGAAACCAGGCTAGCCTACCGAGTGCATTGACATTCCATTCTTCTCTGATGCTGGGAGTGTGGACGTgaatggctgtaggcctatacattcatatcCATGTGGGGTAACTGTTCACAGAACATATCTGTAGGCcctctgaccaaaaaaaaaatattagtcGTGAATTTCGAAATTATCGTAtgcttaatataatataatataatataatataatataatataatataatataatataatatgagacTTGCaagacactgccaaaggcaccaggAACTACCAGCCAGCAAagtggtgctgtgggaaccatcacgtgggtgccggttaagaggatgTCCCACattaacatatgtggacataatCAAGAAagacccagagtaccagtgaactgaaaagatgtatggaggatcaggatgactggaagcaacgatggacggctcgtctgaggacgacctagaaagagatataatataatataatataatataatataatataataaaatataatataatataatataatatgtatacTGAaccccatgatttttttttccaatcatATATTTATTCAGATTTTTTGCAGAAGACAAAACAATACAGAAAGGGAAAACAGCAATATACACacagaataaaacaaaaaaccaacaacacAAACAGCGCTGGGTGAGTATGAAAATTAGCAGTAGTTGTGCATCATAAATATCGATTATATTATTCACACAAAGAGAAACGAGGTATCGGTACACTCATTCTTGACTGCAGTCATGATCATCCTGGGTAAGGTGTACTTATTCCAGATGTAGTACACCTGTCAGTTCTGACTGCCAATCCTTGAATGTCGGAACAGTTTCTGATTTCCACAGTCTCAATATCAATCTTTTAGCAATAACCATGCCATACATGAGCGTGTTTTCAACAGAACGGCTTTTGAACCTCGTGTTTATTTACTCCAGTTTTGATTATTCTGTGTTTCCTAGAAAGGTACTGATCACTACGCTTTCTACTTTCCATAATGCACTTTCCATCCCTGTAGTTGCAGTGATCACTGACATGCCTGTTTTGACCATTTGGGCTCCAGACTTGTTGACCTCCAACTTGCCTACAGTTCCTCGAAATGTGGCCTAATCCACCACATGCCCAACACTGAGGGGGTTTCTTATGAAATGATGTGTTACCCTTCCTCATTCCTTTGTAACTTCCTCTCTTCTTGCTTCTGTCTCTAGCCTGTTCTCTCTgcttcccctcatctcctctctgttctctgccCATTAGTTTGAGGTAAGATAACCGTGGGGGGTGTGAGTATGAAAGCTAGAAATTGCTGTTGTATCACTGCTATCAACTGGGCTCAGGCTGAGCACAAAGTAGATGATGTTTTGGGTCTACTAACGGCCCTGCATGTATGTTGTCATTGCTGGGTGGTAGTAACTGGAAGTATCTGGTTATTACTCTCCTGTATATATGACACCAAAGTTTCATCTGCCTCTTACCCTAAACTACATGCCCTTTAATATGTCTTTTCCATAGTCTGTCTTACTTTCTGCTCTGTCCTTTGCTCCCTTAccatttttcaaaaaaatctggtTTAAAAACGGTCTCCCTTTGCCTTCCACCGTCAGCATACAAGCTTGTAGTCTCCCTAATGTTCCACACACAGGGAATTTTCCCTGTGTATCTATGCCACTTGCATATAACTCTCTCAGCAACACATTCTGCTCCAAACTTTGATGAATGTCTTGCAAACATCCTGGGCTATGCATTGGAACTTCATCAGATTTACTCTGATGTAATCCCATAGTTagtagttgtaaaaaaaaatggtgctaGTTGTTGCAGCCGGAAAAGGACTTTATgacagggctggtccaggaatACAGTAAACTGTCTGGCAAGAACAAATTAGATCTCCCCAagaagccacatacacacaaagttgAAGACCTTCACCATGGTTTtgctaaaaataaaacaaatgacaAGAAATGAGAAACATACTACAGTAGCCCTACATGGAAATTCAGATGAATACATAAAATATATACAAGAGAGTGAAGATGGACAGCCGCATACGGCAGACTATCTGGAGACAGGGGAAAGGAGGATAAAGCTGCCTACAGCAGCTATCTGACCAAGGGGGAGGGGAAACATGAAGATGTCTGCCTACAAACAGGGGCAGCAGCTCACCAACAATGGGCAGCTGGCtgactggtgacaagatgtgaAATGACCAGAAAAAGGGAGTGAACTATCAGACTCATCAGGGTCAGGAGTCACCATTCTGAACAGTAGTACTTATTGCCTAATTAGGTAACATATAAAGCAGCACAAGCACaaagacagtttttttttcagacacaAGTCTCTTGCTAACATACAGTATGATGATATATGACCAATACAACATTATTTGTCTTTCCCACTTCCTTTAGCCTTCCTAAATGCTCTCAGTTAAACCTTTCATTCTCAACTCATATTCAACTTCTCATACCATCCTGGACACTATCCAAAAACCCattacaacagtaggcctacacacgtgTGAGAAAATATcttctttgtctttcttctcttttttctgtcttgagAAAAAACCCTTTCCTTTCTGTTTAACTAATTATTGGTATTGGAAAAGATTATCTTTTCACTAGAGAGATCTTCTCtcatttccttttcttctttcaaatttcaaatgtatttttcttaagggggatagccccttgataTATAATGTCTCATTTTCAAGGGGGTCCCCATATAACATGACAGTACAATGCAACAGAATACTGACAGGACAACACTAATGCACATACAATATATTCGCTcagtctccccctcccccccctcccccccttggcCTACACATTGATAGAGAACGTATGCACACCACTTTATCATTAAACACTTGTTTTTATGAAGCTTTGACATAAGAAGTGTAAATCACAGGTTGAAGGACACATGGGGAAAACAATTGCATTTATAGGTCTCTTGCAGGCAAGTCAGAAGTGAGAGtttaaaagaatgaaaagaaacatCTGATGTATCCTGGAAGGTTATTCCTATCGGAGGGCACTATACATTTAAACTCCCACCTTCTTTTCTGtgcacaactactactactaggctactactactactactactactagggtgTATACGTCAGAAGGaacgtctcgagggccgttttatccgacctccaatataattttaatgttatgtagcttcagatgaaatatgacatattttgcaaattaatcttagaaattacatttgcaatacaattaggttatattcatGGGAGACCTACAGGTAGAGGTAGACTCCACCTGTAGAGAAGGTgatgtctgttttaaaggtggcagccttcaatataggcctaaagtgcaaagggaaatcctggtttgtgttcatagtagcctacagcccttggaggacttttacagcccttggaggaccttgacagcccttggagaaatttgaagtggcccctcgaatgaaaaaggttccccacccctgctatactgtagtcctggaccatccatgtagacccgttcgcaattttgagttgggggcgtttctcactggaattgagttactgggttcctagacattaaaaatcacggaggtgctcgtccaccatagtgccagatttttcacaatatggccgccaaatatggccgctatcgcctatgacaaaaacctgtgttttttacttttaaactgtttatacacatgccatacatcaattctgaccaatttttggagaggaaatcatttctgacaatttcatgaggagaatgtgtgattgtgaccttaaaaggtcattgccaaggtcaaatttgctattctgaagaatgtcaatagactttcattgtaaaaatgagaaacaaattctcaattatggtatgaggagttatttgctgatattgccatgattatatTGTGTCAGTATTGAGTTCCTGCGCCCGTCGTCATAGTTGCTGGTCGCGTGCCGAAAAATGATGGGCGTAGCCATTTTGGCAGTAAACGCGTCAGTAGATTGGCAGACACTGACTGGCTGTCACGGTGAAGGAGGACGGACTTTACAGTGACACTTGACAGGATGGTAGACAACTGTTGTGCTCCAGGTTGTCGAAACAGACGGGGCAAGAAGAAAGGAGGATTAGCTCTATCATTTTATCGCATCCCAAAAGATGCTGCGAGGAGGGAAAAGTGGATAAGTGCTATCAAAAGAGCCAGGAGCCATCAGAAGAAGACTGAAAGGTGGGACCCGCCTGCCGTAGGATTTCGTTTGTGCAGCGAACACTTCATATCAGGTGGGTGACCAATGTTACAAAACATTTCTGGAAGTTTAattttaatatttatatttacatatgtatatgtatacctGAATCACAGCACGCAATTATTATAATTAGTGGACACCGTGGCGTCCCTTTTTTACACAACAAGGTTCAGGCGCAACCTAGCCAGTTAGCAGTAGCTTGTAGTAAGCTAGTGGTAAACAACCCCGTGTTGACATTCCTTTTTATTTTGTAGGGAGAAAGAGTGATAACCCTTTAAGTCCAGACTTTGTGCCATCTTCCGTCTccagagaagaggagacggaCAGCTAGACTGGAGGTGTTCAACAGGAGGCAGAAGGCGAAAATATCGAAAATAGAGCAGGCAAAGCTAACTGCAGAAGCCATCCGTGTAAGGTGGGTAAAACTAGTTGTTAAATCAAGCCCCCGTCTGATTGATTATTTACATGTTGCTGCCATGATGTGGTTATAAAGAAAAGCGCCACACCAGTAATTTAATGAAGGAATAACATATGATTTGCTTCCATGAAACATGTCAAACGGTAAACGTGTAAACATGTCATTGTCATTAGTATTTTATGCATGATTTGCTGGTTCTGTGTTTCATCAGGGCATCAATTGATTGTCCCCAAAACAATGCAGCAACAGAAGACCAAACCACAGAGCCCTCCATCACAGAAAACCAAGTCATAGAGCCCCCCATCACAGATCCTTTGGAAGACTCGGGTGATGAAGATCCTGTCCAGCCTGATCCAGCAACACCACCTTGCACCTCTGAAACCTGTAGTAAGCACATCCAGTCTCTTGAGCTAGAATGCCAAGCTCTAAGGACTGAAAATATGTTGTTAAGGGACAAAATAAATAGAAAGACCCTGACAGAGCTTAGTTTGCAAAATGATGATAAAAAGGTGAATACCCTCACTGGGTTAGCAACCTATACATGTCTTATGACCATCTTTCAATGTTTGACTCAATTTCTCAAACTTAGAGCATCAATAACATGTTTTCAACAATATATGTTGACTTTGATGAAGCTGCGGATGAACTTGACTTTTGACTTTTTAGGTTTTTATTTTGCCATCGATCCAACTACTACCTCTAGACACTTCAAACACTGCGTTAATTTGATTTATTGTAGACTGGTGCCAAGTCTAGTGGTGTGGCCTGATAGAGAATCTTTAAGAACATCTCTTCCATATGTATTTAGAAATGGTGGCTATGAGAAGACTGTTTGTATCATAGATTGTTTTGAAATATTTTTAGAGAAACCAAGTAGATTGCGACCCAGTGCACAGTGTTACTCAAAATACAAATCACATCACACCATGAAATATTTAATTGCCATTTGCCCTCAAGGTTCAATTTCTTTCATCTCTAATGGATGGGGAGGTCGCACCAGTGATAAATTCATTACAGAACACAGTAATTTTTTACCTAATATTCTCCCAGGGGATATTGTTTTGGCAGACAGGGGCTTTCTGGTGAAAGAGGCTATTGAAAGATGTCTGGCTGAATTGAAAATCCCAGCATTTACTCGTGGGAAAGCACAGTTAGATCCTGTTGACATAGAGAATACAAGATCCCTAGCCTCCTTAAGAATTCACATTGAAAGAGTCATAGGAGTACTTCGTCAGAAATATACTATCTTACAAAGCACTGTGCCAATAACTttcacagacatagagacagaaaaTGATGTCACTTATCTTGATAAAATTGTAAGTGTATGTTGTGCACTAACAAATGTACCAGATTCTGTGGTGCCCTTTGAGTGAATATGTGTGCCAACAGAAAATAAACCTTTTATGATGCCTTCTCACTTGTTTGTTGTGACTACTTTTCTCACACACTAGATTTGAGTGATCTATCCATGTTTTATGCTCGTCACAGATACTACTACAGACAGAAGAGAACAACATTGTGGCATTGCGTTTACCAAGATTTCAACCTTTTACTCAATCAGGTTTCAAAAGGTGACTACCGGTATGCTAGTCTCattaaagggtgagacaacccagatgttaaaacacaattttccccgacatgTTCTGGATGATAAAGGAGGACACAGCTATTACACATACAATTCTTTTTATTATCTTCTTACTGTGCAACCATGAGTACATAGGAACAAGTTAGTAAGACTAAGTAATTAAGGTTTTTTTTGGGCATTGCGTAGTTTCCTACAGCTTGGACACAGCCACTGTTTTGGTACCCTTTTCAGCTGGAGGCAGGTTTGGTGGAACCTCTTCACGGCACAGAACCCTGAGGCACAAACGAGCATGTTCCCTGCCGCAGGTGCACGGCAGTAGCACCACTGTTGCTGGGGATCGGAGTCAGCAGTTGGTTGTTTAGGTGCAGAAAACCATTTTCCTAACAACTCTGGGATAATACATTTTGTGAAGAAGGCACGAGCGAGTTCAAGTTGTACTTGAAAGAATTCTGAGTCGAATGCAATGCGTTCTACAAAGAGTTCCTTTTCCGTCCACAGAATAAAATCACAGTAATCACATTTTGTGACAAATAGCTGCATCTGGACTTGGTAGAAGTATGGATGGTCTCGCTTGACTTCAATTTTTCCGTCAACATTTTTTTCTAGGCAAAAGTGTCCACCAGAATTTACAGCTTCACTCACAGACAAGTCCTTTGCTGAAAATGGGCATTTGATTTCTATTACCCCTGTGCCACAGCAGCTACAGGACACATACCCATCAGGTGAGGCCCCGATAAATGGGTGCTGAGTAGAAATTCTGAATCCGGCTGGTCGCACCAGGACATCTGTGTGTGATAGTCGATgctgcatttcgtaataacttctGGCCAGTTCTTCATTCTTGCATCCCCATCTGAAGAAACAATGTAAACATTAGTTTTGAACAATAGTAATGCCACCCCACAGTGCTACCTCCCTGGACTTTACAAATGTTTACTGCTGTACTtctgctcttcttctttttttttttgaaagaataGCCTATTACCTACTGCATTTACCCTCTCTGTTTGCATTTACCTCACACTCATTTTCTTGTACACCATATGGACTGTTAAAGAAATAGAAGAGACTACATACTGCACACCCTATTTTACTTCACAGGGAAATTCCAGctgatttcaacatgcagttgcaatggtcatacacacactaccctggacttttccATGCTTTCCTGGAGATGTGGCATTTACATCATCCCACATGATACTGCTGTATTGTAAAGTGTCAGCTGACGCACATGTCACAATAATACGGTATATCAAATGCATACGCCCATCACTTTTTGGGATGATGTGTGTTATAATATTCAGCTGCATGTTGACATTGGCTGGAATTATCTATGCTCATGAATACCTGGTAGCCTCACTGGTGAAAACATGGGACTTTGGGTAACAAATTTGTCTCATGAGAGACACTGCTGGCTTTCTGATGTCTGTTCTGGTTGCTGCTCTGAAGGTAGATCCTGTCACCCTACCACTCCTCTGATCGTACCAAATTCTGGATTTGGACTGAGCTTGGGTCTCCTCCTCTACAATATCACTCTGAAGAAAACATGGCAATCCAAATAGTTACTAATTTACATTGCAAAttagcacacacagtacacgtgcACATAACATAGTAGATATTACATTTCAATCATtagttcaaaaaaagaaaagaatatgtTCTGTACCTGTTCTTCAGTGACAGCCAAGTCATCAAATATTCCTTCTGCCTGTTCTTGTAGCTCAGCCAGGCTCAGGTCTCTTGCCTTCTTGTCGTACAAACTGGTGAGGGGTTCGGGTAAATCCAGCTTGACAGCCTTGGGTATATAAGATGTGGCATACCCGGGAACAACTGACAGGACGGCAGGTCTGCAGGATTTCCCATCTTGAGTGTGGCACTGAGAAAGGTTTTTGTAGAGTTGAGCTTGCTCGGCAGCAGTCAGGGGTGGGAAAGATGGTGGCGCAGAGGTACCCTTGGTGGAATTACCCTTCTTGTTTTTTTGACTGCTGTTGAATATGATGTCCTTGCCCTGCTGGTACTCCACATTCTTCGCAGCATCCTCACTGGGCGAGGCCCACTTGCACTTTTTAGACGTGCAGCTGATCTCTTCGTGCCTTGCGTTGTTTTTCTCCCACAGTCTGAAGAGCACAGCTGACACATGAGAGCAGCTCTCCCCGAGTCCCGCTGTACAGTTGCAGTGTGCTCCTAATACGACACCGTCACTCCTCACCACCACCCATGGCTTTAGCTGACTGTCATTCAGCCGTTGGGAGTGATTGACCTAtgaaattaaatatatatatataactacaGGTTGAAAACCCCAGCCTCTTTGGTTGAGTACGTTAGAAAATACAAACTTAGCAAGTTACATATGCATTGCAGTAGCTACCCAAGATAAACAAacatggtaggctactgtgacaCTGCTGCAGCTAGCAAAGCTAATAAACAAACAATGCTAACTAACACTGACTATAACACTGACTGATAATTTAATACTTACCCTTGCAGTGATGATGCCGCAGTTTTTGGATGCAATACTCCACAGCTGAATGTGCGTGACGAAGCCGGATTGACACCATTTATACGCCTCCAAGCTTTTATACGCTCTGAGTGAGTC includes:
- the LOC134437633 gene encoding uncharacterized protein LOC134437633 isoform X1, which codes for MTTSGGASDFKQSEYTSHFNSSEIRLYTTKLQRLNISDPYNAPGVLFKSISSCPEDDLPDLRYADIHSYLVNFPSVYSGDSLRAYKSLEAYKWCQSGFVTHIQLWSIASKNCGIITARVNHSQRLNDSQLKPWVVVRSDGVVLGAHCNCTAGLGESCSHVSAVLFRLWEKNNARHEEISCTSKKCKWASPSEDAAKNVEYQQGKDIIFNSSQKNKKGNSTKGTSAPPSFPPLTAAEQAQLYKNLSQCHTQDGKSCRPAVLSVVPGYATSYIPKAVKLDLPEPLTSLYDKKARDLSLAELQEQAEGIFDDLAVTEEQSDIVEEETQAQSKSRIWYDQRSGRVTGSTFRAATRTDIRKPAVSLMRQICYPKSHVFTSEATRWGCKNEELARSYYEMQHRLSHTDVLVRPAGFRISTQHPFIGASPDGYVSCSCCGTGVIEIKCPFSAKDLSVSEAVNSGGHFCLEKNVDGKIEVKRDHPYFYQVQMQLFVTKCDYCDFILWTEKELFVERIAFDSEFFQVQLELARAFFTKCIIPELLGKWFSAPKQPTADSDPQQQWCYCRAPAAGNMLVCASGFCAVKRFHQTCLQLKRVPKQWLCPSCRKLRNAQKKP
- the LOC134437633 gene encoding uncharacterized protein LOC134437633 isoform X2, with the translated sequence MTTSGGASDFKQSEYTSHFNSSEIRLYTTKLQRLNISDPYNAPGVLFKSISSCPEDDLPDLRYADIHSYLVNFPSVYSGDSLRAYKSLEAYKWCQSGFVTHIQLWSIASKNCGIITARVNHSQRLNDSQLKPWVVVRSDGVVLGAHCNCTAGLGESCSHVSAVLFRLWEKNNARHEEISCTSKKCKWASPSEDAAKNVEYQQGKDIIFNSSQKNKKGNSTKGTSAPPSFPPLTAAEQAQLYKNLSQCHTQDGKSCRPAVLSVVPGYATSYIPKAVKLDLPEPLTSLYDKKARDLSLAELQEQAEGIFDDLAVTEEQMGMQE